A window of the Sabethes cyaneus chromosome 1, idSabCyanKW18_F2, whole genome shotgun sequence genome harbors these coding sequences:
- the LOC128743675 gene encoding uncharacterized protein DDB_G0271670-like has protein sequence SSSSSSSSSSSSSSSSSSSSSSSSSSSSSSSSSSSSSSSSSSSSSSSSSSSSSSSSSSSSSSSSSSSSSSSSSSSSSSSSSSSSSSSSSSSSSSSSSSSSSSSSSSSSSSSSSSSSSSSSSSSSSSSSSSSSSSSSSSSSSSSSSSSSSSSSSSSSSSSSSSSSSSSSSSSSSSSSSSSSSSSSSSSSSSSSSSSSSSSSSSSSSSSSSSSSSSSSSSSS, from the coding sequence agtagtagtagtagtagtagtagtagtagtagtagtagtagtagtagtagtagtagtagtagtagtagtagtagtagtagtagtagtagtagtagtagtagtagtagtagtagtagtagtagtagtagtagtagtagtagtagtagtagtagtagtagtagtagtagtagtagtagtagtagtagtagtagtagtagtagtagtagtagtagtagtagtagtagtagtagtagtagtagtagtagtagtagtagtagtagtagtagtagtagtagtagtagtagtagtagtagtagtagtagtagtagtagtagtagtagtagtagtagtagtagtagtagtagtagtagtagtagtagtagtagtagtagtagtagtagtagtagtagtagtagtagtagtagtagtagtagtagtagtagtagtagtagtagtagtagtagtagtagtagtagtagtagtagtagtagtagtagtagtagtagtagtagtagtagtagtagtagtagtagtagtagtagtagtagtagtagtagtagtagtagtagtagtagtagtagtagtagtagtagtagtagtagtagtagtagtagtagtagtagtagtagtagtagtagtagtagtagtagtagtagtagtagtagtagtagtagtagtagt